The sequence below is a genomic window from Flagellimonas marinaquae.
GGCTCGCATTTTACACCATCAATTTCTTTGATGATTACCTGTGGCTGTCCAATTTGAAGCTCATAACCTTCCCTACGCATGGTTTCTATCAATACCGAAAGATGCAATACTCCACGTCCGAAAACCAGGAATTTATCGGCACTGTCGGTTTCTTGAACACGAAGCGCCAAGTTTTTTTCCAATTCTTTTTCCAAACGCTCTTTAATGTGCCTTGAAGTAACAAACTTTCCATCTTTACCAAAAAACGGGCTATCGTTAATTGTAAAAAGCATGCTCATTGTTGGCTCATCGATCGCAATGGTCTTTAGTTTTTCGGGGCTTTCGATATCGGCAACGGTATCACCGATCTCAAAACCTTCCATACCTACAATGGCACAAATATCGCCTGCCACGACCTCTTCAACTCTCAACCTCCCAAGACCTTCAAAAGTGTAAAGTTCCTTTATTCTTGTTTTAACGATGGAACCATCTCTTTTAACCAAAGAAACTTGTTGCCCTTCACGAAGTGTTCCCCTTTGTAATCTACCAATAGCAATTCGTCCTGTAAATGAGGAGAAATCCAACGATGTGATCAACATTTGAGTGGTACCTTCCTCTGGTTTAAATTCTGGCACGTGCTCGATTACCATATCCAAAAGTGGCTCGATATTTTCGGTTGGCTTTTGCCAATCCTCACCCATCCAGTTGTTTTTGGCAGAACCGTAAACCGTGGGAAAATCCAGCTGCCACTCCTCTGCGCCCAGTTCAAACATCAAATCGAACACTTTCTCGTGTACTTCGTCCGGGGTACAGTTTTCTTTATCCACTTTATTGATAACCACACAAGGCTTTAATCCAAGATCGATAGCCTTTTGAAGCACAAAACGCGTTTGTGGCATTGGTCCTTCAAAAGCATCGACCAACAACAAAACACCATCGGCCATGTTCAATACACGCTCTACTTCTCCACCGAAATCGGCGTGACCAGGGGTATCTATAATATTGATTTTTGTGTCTTTATAAACAACGGAAACGTTTTTGGATACAATGGTGATGCCACGTTCCCGTTCGAGGTCATTGTTGTCCAATATAAGATCGCCTTTGTTCTCGTTTTCTCGGAACAACTGGCAGTGGTACATTATTTTATCGACCAAGGTTGTCTTGCCGTGGTCTACGTGTGCAATGATTGCAATGTTCTTGATTTTGGACATAACCTAAATTTTAAGCCCGCAAAGATACTGCTATTTTTTTCTTGTCAGCACACCTTAATGTTATTTTTATCTTATTGATTTAGTGAGAGTTCCGAACCTACAAACCAACACACCAACGTTTTTCACTAATAATCCAACCAATACTTAAGTTGATAACCGGCTGTATAGCACCCTTGAACGGCCCTACATAAT
It includes:
- the typA gene encoding translational GTPase TypA; translated protein: MSKIKNIAIIAHVDHGKTTLVDKIMYHCQLFRENENKGDLILDNNDLERERGITIVSKNVSVVYKDTKINIIDTPGHADFGGEVERVLNMADGVLLLVDAFEGPMPQTRFVLQKAIDLGLKPCVVINKVDKENCTPDEVHEKVFDLMFELGAEEWQLDFPTVYGSAKNNWMGEDWQKPTENIEPLLDMVIEHVPEFKPEEGTTQMLITSLDFSSFTGRIAIGRLQRGTLREGQQVSLVKRDGSIVKTRIKELYTFEGLGRLRVEEVVAGDICAIVGMEGFEIGDTVADIESPEKLKTIAIDEPTMSMLFTINDSPFFGKDGKFVTSRHIKERLEKELEKNLALRVQETDSADKFLVFGRGVLHLSVLIETMRREGYELQIGQPQVIIKEIDGVKCEPVEHLTIDLPEEVSGKAVEMVSIRKGEMTSMEARGSRMVCEFIIPSRGIIGLRNQLLTATAGEAIMAHRFFEYQPLKGDIAQRLNGSLVSMENGTAIPYSIDKLQERGKFFIDPGEDIYEGQVIGENSRQDDMTVNVTKTKKLSNVRSAGADEKAKIVPAIKFSLEEALEYIQKDEYVEVTPNHLRIRKIYLKEVDRKRNKL